tcggtgtaacggttggtgaggaatatgatcctggctgcagcattcaggacagattggaacggggagagtttggtaagagggaggccgattagtagagagttacaatagtccagacgagaatgaatgagtgaaacagtaagagtttttgcagagtcgaaagtaagaaaagagcgaattctagaaatgtttttgagatgcagatgagaagagcgagccagtgatcggatgtggggggtgaatgaaagctcggaatgaaGTATGACCCCaaagcagcgggcatgttgcttgggagtaatggtggaaccacaaacggaggacatgatgttagagatagCGGTAAGATAATAACtgctgttttctaaaaaggcaggcgtgatatcaggagaagaagtgtataatcagcatagagatggtactggaaaccaaatctactgattgtttgtccaataggggcaatatacaaagagaagaggagaaggcctaggactgatccttgaggaaccccaacagtaaggggaaggtgagaggaggaggaacaagcaaaagatacagtgaaggagtggtcagagataggaggagaaccaggagagaacgatgtccttgaggccgatggagcggagcatagtgaggaggagctgatgatccagtgtcgaatgctgcggagagatccaagagaattagcatggagtagtgaacaTTAGATTTAGCTGTAGATTATTAAGCAGCATCGTGAAAACCAAAAAACCCTTGAGATAGATCTGGTATAAAGTTGTGGAGTAgaataaagcagggttaggttataaaaaaatagcTCAAGCTCTGAACTTCTCAGAGAACACTGTTCAATCATATCATGAAAAAAGTATGGCCCAACTGCAAATGTAACAACACATGGACATCCATTTAAATTGACATCCCAGGTGAGGATtgtactaattagagaagcagccaagagccccatggtcactctggaggagctgcagagatccacagttcAAGTGGGAGATTCTGTCCCCCAGACGGCTATtagtcatatactccacaaatctggcctttatggaacagtgtgaagaagaaagacctttttgaaaggAAGCCATAAGAAGTCCTGTTTGCCATATAGGGGACACAGCGAGCATGTGGAAGAGGGTGCTTTGGTCAGACgagaccaaagttgaactttttgggatAAAGGCAAAACGCTATGTGTAGTGGAAAGCTAAAACTGCACATTACCTTAAAAACACCATCACCATCATCAAACATGGTGGGGGCAAGATCATGCTGTggagatgcttttcttcagcagtgacAGGGAAGCTTGTCAGAGTTAATGGGAAGATGGTTGAACTTAAATACAGGGCCATCCAGgggaaaacctgttggaggacaaccACCCTAAAACATACTGCTAAGGCGACAGTGGAATTGTTTAAATCAAAGGATATTCTTGTGTTTGAAtggcccagtcaaagtccagacctaaatcccattgagaatctgtaataagacttggacATTTCTGTTCACAGacgctctccatccaatctcaccgaggtagagctagtttgcaaaaggtggtcctacaaagtattgactcaggggggctAAATGCAaggcacaattttcagatttatacttttagaatatttagaaaaccatgtatcatttcctttactctTTACAAATACTTGCCAATTTGTGTTGGTAGATCacaaaatccaaataaaatacatgTACGTTCGTGGGTGTAATGTgaacaaaatgtggaaaaattcaggggggatgaatactttttcaaggtactGTACCATCATGGAGGCGTCtagctccaaatttattctacagCAGGACAACAATCCCCAAAATATGGCCAATATCAATAAGAACTATTTTCAGTgtgaagaagaacaaggagtcctaaaAGTGATGATATGGCTTCTGCAGAcaactgatctcaacatcatcaagtctgtctggAATTACatggagacagaaggatttgcacaaaccTACATCTGCAGAAGGTCTGTGGGCAGcttatttgcatattaagaaaaatatgaatttctctggaataaagtaTTGAATTGCAGACATCagctttattcaactttctatgacctgcaggCCCATATATTGACGGCTTAGAAGAGGTGATCCTACTGAAATCTTTAAACATTTTTGGTGTAAATCAAGGAAAACAGTGTCAGTAAAGACAACCCCATTGATGAGAGCTGCTGCGGCTATGAGATGAATGCGGCATGTCTGCCAAAGGATGGTGTTCTGGCTATGTGCGCATGttgcgtatttgcttgcagaaatttctgcaaagtttctacatctcttggcagaaaaacgcagctgaaaatacaGGCTTTTTAATGtgatttttcatgtgtttttgtaaatccatagagctaaataaagatatattattaaaaaaaaaaaagtgtgatgtaatttccttgttcaaattcttcagccagataccctcattaatattaaataaacacacacagtcACCAGTCTATGtaagagcattaacataattaacctacatatgttgTAACAAAACTGCAACTGTTGTGTGGGCTCGcgtataattttcataaccagcaaagggaaagcagatGGCGGATATTAATAttttgggaaggagccaatagccacccaggctaaaaacatcagctctcagccgccccagaaatggcgcatcttatagatgtgccaattctgccacttagcctcactcttcccacttgccctgtagcggtggcaagtggggttcatatttgttgggttgatgtcacctttgtattgtcagacacctatccattactaatcctatagttacatggtaaataaagagacagtcagaataaagtcctttatttgaaataatcacacactcctttattgaatctaaagttACCATAattactgaacgcctaatcccaGACACCCTCATCTCCtacaacaaaaataaaacaaaccaACATATACTATCCTAtccgatgtagtccatttaatatcgAATGTCCAACGGCGATCTCACGTGTCGAACAGTAACATCGGGGTCGGGTGAGATAGACCTGGGACACTaggtattaaatggactatggaGGTGagtttatgttggtttattatttttgcttgtttgcaggagacacgggcatcagggattaggtgttcggtgagtatatgaatatgtatgtaattatgtaaatcttttcatttacaattgaacacaggcgcaGGATGAagagactattctcccatcatcgaCTCATGCTGTTATATGAGACAAAAGACGTAGCCTGATGAGAGTAATAGTTCCATGAGATGACGCCTAAGTCCAATCACTATAGGCTGTTTGTCGTAtgggtgcacacacacacacacacgtattctacacacacacacacttcctccttctgacatttcTCTTTGACAATTTGCAGTgtttttggcagcaaatctgcagaaaatacgcaaacctttttacacctgcgtttctgctgcagatttgattgactcaattgaagtcaatgagtcaaacacgctgcagaaacgcaaaaaaaaaattgacatgctgcagaaaataaaatgctgcaaatatggTCGGAAATTTAcagatcatgtgcacagcacttcaggattatCATTGCATTACCTTGCTTTAATATTCCATTGCGTTTTTGGAGCATTTACTTGCGTAAAGGAATgcaaaaacgcatcgtgtgcacatagccttaatcattGGCTGCTATATGATTTTAGTAGTTTATTCTGTATGTGATTTTAGTCATTAATTAAATGGTTCAAGAGACTCAGTGACAACACAGGTTTTCTTATCCACATGATCCGATGTAAGCCTTACTATTTTAGCTATTCAGTTATTATTCATTTGTGAGACAATTGTTAGATTatcaattaaagggaacttgtcaggtcCAACAACATTATTGACCTGCagatatagtggtaatctgcaggtttatagcattATAAAAATGCCAGGGCCGCAGTACTGAAATTGCGGCACTTGGGAAAAAATTTACTTTTCCTGGGAGCCACTGGCCATCAGTCATGTAGGCGTGCAGACAGCAGCGACAGTCAGCATGCACCAACCTTGACTGACAGTTCACtctgcagtgcatcagtacagagctggctgtcagtcagtgctggggtgggTTACACCTGCCACTCACCATGCTGTGAGGGGTGACTAAGTACTCTAGTGGCTCccgggagaaataaagttcatttcctcccaggTGTCACACTTTCAGCACTGTAGCCAGGCACTTTCATGGTGTTAATTTGCAGATTAATCCTATATCTGCTGATCAATGGTGTTATCAGACATGGCAAGTTCCCTTTAACTTTCCAGTTTTGGGGTGAATTGCTCTATTTTATATAGACATAAGTTAACCAATACTGACCTCTGATTGCCAAACAGGTAGCCAAGTACACCACCAGTTCCTAAACCAGTCCAAAACCCAGGTCCTTGACCGGCTTGTCTGCCAAAGGAAGATGCACCTCCAAAGTTACCAAATCCAGATGAAGCACCTGAACAAGATAAACTCTGTTAGAATTATACAGACAGCCTGCTCTGAAGAACGTCATCAATATCAAAAGGAAAACCCTCTTAAACAGGTTGTCCACTGCTAGgataaccccttcttaaactaaatattcggccccaataaaataataaagcctatactcacctctgtgCCGGCGGTGTTCtcacggtgtcggcactcgctctccccgggcctgtgatgcggtgttgtgacacgtgattccATGGCGCCCAACCGGCGCTggagtcactgtccccaccttcgtacaaactgaacatgaagagggagTAGGAGTCGGCTGCAGCTCATCCTGGACTTCCTCTCCATGTTCAGTTTGTACGAAAGCGGGAATCGtcaagccagcactgattgggcgccatGGAATCACGTGTCACCGCACCGCATCACAggcccggggagagcgagtgcagACACCGCTGGAACGGAGCCGGCATGGGAGGtgggtataggctttattattttattggggccgaacatttagtttaagaaggggttgtcctagtagtggacaatcctttAAAGAAACTACATAAAATGTTGATTAACTTTGTAATTAGCTTTACTTAGCTTTTACAAGTTTTTAGTTAAGGGGATACTCCACCCCTGATATTACATTTGACTATGCATTTCTGGTGTGTCACTATACTTGGATCCCTCATTTATGCTGCCACTGCATCTGTTTCTCCATTATGCTGTCACTTCTCTTTTTGTCAAAAATGCCCATTACAGTAACATGGAAAGTGTTGGGAGAAGTCTGAACCTCCCTGCCCTTCCTCCGCCTGGGGGAACCATAGGCAACATAAAGGAAGGCACCAGGTAAGGTGAATGTACATCTGAAACGTATAGTCAAATCTAAAGGGTTCCTTTCCTAATTTGTTTTCAAATTTTCAAGaacagaaaaattaaaataaatgaagGTTTTTACTAGTGAAGTCGGATTTGAAACCTGGAGGCGGAGGTGCACTGGCTTGGCTGTAGCTTTGGTGCTCTTGTCCATAGTGATCTGTGTCAGGATGATGTTGCTGGCTAGAAGGCCCGTTCAGAAACAACTTGTACACGCCATAAGCCAGCCCCAGGATGACCACAAAGACGATGACTCCACTGGTGCCATCGGAGGAATGCTGCGTGTTCCAGCCACTTGATTTGTCTTGGTAAAATCCAGAGCCAAATCCTGTAGAACTGTAGCCACTTTGAGATCGCTTTCGTCCTTCCTCGGTGAGCTCAAGAGTGTACTCCAGCCCACAAGAGCCACGCAGGATGTATGGGTCTTCAGGGTACTCAAAGCCCTCACAGTTCACTTCTACCTTCCCAAATCTGTAAGCATTGTCCATGTCAACCTTGCATTCCCACTGGAATTTCAAACAGAGATATCACATAATCACTGCACAATCCTTAATAGACTATTTTTAGGTTTGCTAATGATATCTAGTGGGAATTGTCAAAATAAATACAGTTCCAAGTATCTGCTACCGACttacattggaaaaaactgtgtatTTTGAGGGCTATACTTTACTTATTCAATATAGATGAGGCAAAAGAATACCAATTGTTACTAATATTCACTCAAGGGACAGATATATTAAGTGCATCAATGAAAATTATTGTTGCCATATGTCACCCTTATATTTAACACTGAAGCATGGCTAAATTAGAACATGGAAAAGGAACAAGTAATTGATGTGGGTTATCTGGTGAAGAGCAGACAAGAAGCCTAGGGCTCAGTGTATACAAGGGGCTGGGGGTCTGCCAATTCTTGCCTGGAGAAATAAGTTTCCTCTTTTCAAAACCACATTTGGCCAAGAGTATCAAACACTGGGGCACCGAAGTCCAGTTAgtgagcaaggccgaaaaaagacatttgtccatccggttcagcctatattccgtcagaataaatccccagatctacgtccttctaaagaacctaataactgtaagatacaatattgttctgctccaggaagacatccaggcttctcttgaacccctcgacagagttggccatcaccacctcctcaggcaagcaattccagattctcactgccctaacagtaaagaattctcttttatgttggggggtggattTATGAATTATGAAATGAAACAAATAGTCAtgaatattgtttttatttttttgtgtgtgaacGGTGTAGATCCTACAGTTATAGGAGAAACATTTTCAGTGTTGTAACACATTTACCAAAATCAGGCGGCCTGGGAATCAGCTTCAAATTAATATCAGACAGATGGGTAAAGATATATGTGCCAGGTTCCTACCTATGCAAAGCTAAAATCATGAGAGGAAATATGGCATTATTATCTCCCACCTGGGACCCCAAAGTGGGGAGATATCCTGAAAGTCGAGGATGTCATAATTTTTGGGGACCTAGACGCATCCCATTGACCAGCCCCAATCGAAGGTCATTCAGGGGAGGATAGCCCATcattgtaaaagtagtggacaacctctttgagGAGCTGGAAGTCCTATCACCATTTACATAGAAATATAGCTAGCAAAGAAAGCCAGTGACAGGTGATTTATAGAAAGCCCATCCCAAAATGTGGTAGGATAGAACAAAAGAGAAAATGGGAAACACCTTTAGTGAAGCAAACTAAGAAAAGGAAAGCAAGGACAgagtatttggacagagacaaattgGGCTGTGGCTCAACAGGTTGGAAAACACCACGTAGCAAGAGGTCACCGAAACCAAGCAATGACACCGTTTCCCTTTATAGGGACTTTCTGTGGAAAACATGCTATCACATATCAGGTATTAACTTACTGTACAGTTTGAATCGAACAACAGAAATTTTTATCCCCAAAGGGGAACTTTTAGCTTCATTCTAAAAtggagcggcaggtgggatgtctgaccgccaCTCAATTAATCTCTATGGGGCTGCCGGAAAAAGCCAAAAACAGAGCTGCTCAACTGCAAAGGGACTGACCGGAGAACAGGTCGCACATATGCCATCTAATGATAGAAGTGTCCTGCTCTGCAGATCAGTGACCGTCCCAACAGTCGGGACACAAATTATCAATAAGTTATGTATTCACTGGACAACCCCATTAGATACTAACCAAACAACACTAGGCAAACTATTAACTAATAAAAGTGTATGGGCAGATAACATGTACGCTGTAAGAAGTTGAATGAATTTATAAAGTTTAACAAAGCTTCTAATCTATAGAGACTGTGGAATGGCTTCATCTTTCTGAATAAGCAGttgtgaaagggaacctgtcacagtgAAGACAGTCCAATCTCCCCGCAGCATATTACGCTGCATCCAAACAGCAGGGGCCAGGAGAAAATCTGGGTAGGGTATGTCATTTTCGATTTGCTTGATTTTTAATAgctcaatcatttttttttttttttaaatcagacaaccccttctcaatccctatgttttccCCCAGTAAAATAACACTTCTCACCTCCGGTGTCAGTGCTGTTCCAGCTATGTCGCCACTGGTTCTCGGGGAtagtgtgacattgttatgtcacgcaatctctgtggccaatcagaggccattcACCCTTCTCTTCTTCAAATGAAACACATACAagtgcttaccctccttgtggagtgtgtcaatgactgccttctggacatcagtcaagtcagcagtcttccccatgattgtggagcctactgaaacagactaagggacctttttttaaacacaaggaagcctttgcaggtgttttttgttcattattctaatttactgagataatgacgtttgggttttcattggttgtaagccataatcatcaacattaacagaaataaactcttgaaatatatccctctgtgtgtaatgactctatatgagtttcactttttgtattgaagaactgaaataaattaacgttttcatgatattctaatttagtgagaagcacctgtatatccagATGAAGTTAGAGAGCAGCAGTGAACAATTTCACGCAATTCCCAGCAGAACCAGTGCCGACACTGGAGAGGAGTTTAAAGTGTTATCATTTTATAAGGAGGAAACAGACATTGACAATGggctgtctgagtagtggacaacccctttagttcTCAGACAACACCTTTATAGGTACAGCCTAAAGAGCGGATACAAAGTATCCAAAACAACACTCAAAGGAGGTATATAAAAATAATGGAAATTTTAttcaaaaattaaagggaacctgtcaccccgttttttgagattgagctataaatactgttaaatagggcctgcgctgtgtgttcctatagtgtatgtagtgtaccccgattccccatgtatgctgagaaataacttaccaaagtcgccgttttcgcctgtcaatcaggctggtcaggtcgggagggcgtggtgacatcgctggttcttcctcagctttacgttggtggcgtagtggcgtagtggtgaagacacagcgcgcgatctgcgctgtcatccctttcgtcggtgggggcggccatcttcctggggccgcgcgtgcgcagatcgagtgctctgctgcacggggcttcaggaaaatggccgcgggatgccgcgcgtgcgcattagagatcgcggcggccattttcccaaagccgagtttgcatctcggctttgggaaaatggccgccgcgatctctaatgcgcacgcgcggcatcccgcggccattttcctgaagccccgtgcagcagagcactcgatctgcgcacgcgcggccccaggaagatggccgcccccaccgacgaaagggatgacagcgcagatcgcgcgctgtgtcttcgccactacgccaccaacgtaaagctgaggaagaaccagcgatgtcaccacgccctcccgacctgaccagcctgattgacaggcgaaaacggcgactttggtaagttatttctcagcatacatggggaatcggggtacactacatacactataggaacacacagcgcaggccctatttaacagtatttatagctcaatctcaaaaaacggggtgacaggttccctttaatacatgtTACAAAAAAGATGTGAATCAAGAGTGTAAACATGAGACATGGAGGGATCAAAAAAAGAGGAAAGAACTCAAACAAGAATGAGTGGTAGAGCGGAATAGCATCAGGCTGCGGGTAGAGAAATAGCAGTGGAGTGAATGGGTCCTAACGAAACCCGGGAtgtcaaaatggtaacaaagtgcatATGGTATAAACCGTAATGACCATTAAGACAAACCACAAAGTCAAGAATATTTGGTAAAGCTTACCCATAGTGCAGTTTTACCACCCGTCCGCAGTACTGtggtacacatatatacacatctatacacacaaaaATATGTCCCATGATatgtctatacacacacacacacacacacatctgcacactcacacatacacatctACACAAATATCTATACATACACCTACATAACTATACACATacctatagacacacacacacacacacacacacacatatctacacaactatacacacacacacatatctacacaactatacacatacctatagacacacacacacacacatatctacacaactatacacatatctatacacacacacacatctacacaACTATACACATATCTATACACAtctacacaaatatatatatatatatatatatatatatatatacatacatatacatacacactcacctacacaactatacacatacctatagacacacacacatctacacaACTATACACATATCTATACACACACATATCTACACAAATATCTATACATACACCCACATCAATACACCCACAACGGATGTTGTTAAGAGGTTAAAAACAAAACCATGTCCCATGCTTTCCACAGAGGACAATTCACCTGGACATCGATGCCATCCCATCCTCTGTTGTGGCACTGCACCACCGGCGGTACCGCGGCCCCACAGCCAGCACTGCCTCCAACACATTTCAGCTGTGGGACAGGGGCTGCCCGGCGCCCATTGGTGTATCTGTCGGCATATAACGTGATAGCCTGGATCTCCCTGAGCAATACCCGCTCTGAAAGAAATCAAATCATGGGTTATTCTCCATTTGTAAGCCATCAGATCAGTAGAATATGCTCAGTGTAACCCATACCGCATGTGACGCTGCATGCCACCATCAGTGGGGATATAGCTGGTGAGTCtctagtaaggcttctttcacactagcgtcgggccgaggttaccgacgctagcgttgcctccacacaacgggtgcagcggatgctgcttttcagcgcatccgctgccccattgtgaggtgcgggtcggaaaagacggtccgtcggctgcaaaaaatgttacatggaacgttttttgcggccgacggtcggccgaaacacggcgcgacggttgcgacgtgtggcaatgcgtcgcgtaatgttagtcaatggagaaaaaacgcatcctgcaaacacttttgcaggatgcgttttttctgcaaaacgacgcattgtgacggattgcagttaacgctagtgtgaaagtagcctaaggatctATCGCACCCACACTAGATCGCAGCGGGGCTGCATGTCCAGGAGAACGCAGTGACACCGCACATGTGTGACCACCAGCCCTAGAgtcaggggtgcagaggaggtcCCGCATGCGCAGCTGCTCCACTCACATGGGGGAGCACCGCCATCACACAGTACCTCCAGGTGATGGGTGGGAAGGCATGGGACAGTGCTGGGGCTCACCCCGGGCCTGGCCTCCTCTTACCGTGCTCATTCCATCCTGCGACCCCCGGCAGGTGCACTGCAGCCAGGACCGGGAGGAGCAGCAGTCCCGCAGGCGCCATCGTGCTCACACAGGCCAGGCAGACTCACAAATGTCGCATTACACGGAGTTTCATCAGTTTCCTCTACCTGCAGCTTGTCAGATCTCTATTGGTCGAGCAGCCGGAGGGGCGTGGTTTTCTAGACGTTTGTCTGTTTACTAATAAAGTTGTACAAGAGGATAAACAATGCGGGCTGAGAAGTGCGCTACTTCCGGCGGAAGCGGTGCGGTCTCCTCTGTGTACAGACTAGCCGAGATTGCCGAGTAGCAGCTGTGAGTGGCCGCAGTGTGGAGCGGGCAGTGTGGAGCTGGGAGGTCACAGGGCGCCATTCCGCTGCGGCTATGGCTGGGATTAAAGGTAATGTCCTGAGGGATGTGTATGGGAGCGCTGTGCTCAGCACGGCTCTGTATAGTGCATGGACCCTGGGGACGCCTCTGCTCTCACCAGGGGCGGACACAGTGCAAGAAATGTCTGAGTCTCCCTTTTCTATGGCTGCAGAGTTATATG
This region of Ranitomeya imitator isolate aRanImi1 chromosome 1, aRanImi1.pri, whole genome shotgun sequence genomic DNA includes:
- the SARAF gene encoding store-operated calcium entry-associated regulatory factor isoform X1; translation: MAPAGLLLLPVLAAVHLPGVAGWNEHERVLLREIQAITLYADRYTNGRRAAPVPQLKCVGGSAGCGAAVPPVVQCHNRGWDGIDVQWECKVDMDNAYRFGKVEVNCEGFEYPEDPYILRGSCGLEYTLELTEEGRKRSQSGYSSTGFGSGFYQDKSSGWNTQHSSDGTSGVIVFVVILGLAYGVYKLFLNGPSSQQHHPDTDHYGQEHQSYSQASAPPPPGFKSDFTSASSGFGNFGGASSFGRQAGQGPGFWTGLGTGGVLGYLFGNQRARTHHSPSSPYYNTWSGPSYSGPVHGDSRPSSGARTASGFGGTKRR
- the SARAF gene encoding store-operated calcium entry-associated regulatory factor isoform X2 yields the protein MAPAGLLLLPVLAAVHLPGVAGWNEHERVLLREIQAITLYADRYTNGRRAAPVPQLKCVGGSAGCGAAVPPVVQCHNRGWDGIDVQWECKVDMDNAYRFGKVEVNCEGFEYPEDPYILRGSCGLEYTLELTEEGRKRSQSGYSSTGFGSGFYQDKSSGWNTQHSSDGTSGVIVFVVILGLAYGVYKLFLNGPSSQQHHPDTDHYGQEHQSYSQASAPPPPGASSGFGNFGGASSFGRQAGQGPGFWTGLGTGGVLGYLFGNQRARTHHSPSSPYYNTWSGPSYSGPVHGDSRPSSGARTASGFGGTKRR